The DNA sequence GGAACTGGAACCACTGCTGATAATTGCCTTTCTGCCCCGTCACATGCCCAGCTGTTTTGTATTTATCCAGAACATTACAGATCACATCCCTACCTCAGTGTTCAAGAATCAGTCTTAACTGGacctcttctcttctccccGAGTTGTGCGCCCATTCACTCATACATTTACCCATTCGCTCACACTTAATCACACTCGTTCGTTCAATTAATCATCCACTCACTCTTGCGTGGAGAGTCTTTCATTCACTCAGCCACTTATTGACTCATTGTTCATTCATTCGGTGAGCCAGTCGTTCACTCACGCACTAACCCAGTCTGCCCTTCATCTCCTGTTCTCCTCTGCAGCTCCCTGCTCCTGCATGTCCTTCAACCCAGAGACCAGGAGGCTGTCAGTGGGCATGGACAGCGGAGAGGTGTCTGTAAGTCCTTCACCGTCACAGGCTCTGGCCTCTTAATCACTGACCAGCTACCTGCTTAATAGAGAGACATTGTTGTTTCAGATTTGCATAACTTCCTCAAAATACACACGGCAAACATTTCAACTGGAACAAACTCCATATTGACAAACACAAGGGTTAGAAAATGCATAGTTTGTATTTGGTAAATTTACCTGCTCTGTAGTTACAGCAGAAAGTGTTCATGGTGTATGGTACGTTGTGTTTCATAGTAACAGAATCAAGGTAGTAGATATGTACTCACTGAGGTTTGTGCTCTGGTTATAttcctttcttctctccccTGTTCTGCACTTAGTGGGAGAGTGTTCTTAGTGTTCTGCACTAGTCTTAGTGGAGATTCCCCTGAGCATACAGTGACATTTTGTGCATGATTGGTCATTTCCCCTACAAAAGCAAAAAGTGTTCGGTCTTCTAATATGGTTTGTAAATGGAAAGAACATTGCCTTTTACAGCTGTTACAGCCCTTTTACAACAAATGTGGTCATTCTGCATAGACTTTTACTCaatctctttgtctctttctctctgaaagGAATTCATCGTGTCTGAGGACTACAACAAGATGACCCCGGCACTGAGTTACCAGGGTGAGACAGGATGTTCCAGTTATAGATGATTCTCAGATTTAATAGCAGTAAATTTCCACACAGTTCAGTCAGTTCCTTCCTGGGTGATTTCTCTGGAACTTCAATGGGGTAGTACttggaaataaataatactgcCTTAGATACAAAATTGGCATCTGAGGTCACCTTGATTTGCTCTTTGATTAAATTACCCTCTCCATCTGCGGGCTAGATTAGGGCATCTGTTCTGAAAGTGACCAATGTTGTGCATTTCTTTATTCCCAGTGCAATAAAGTGGGGTTGATGTTctcataatgtgtgtgtatgcatgtatgtgtgtgcgtgtgtgtgtgtgtgtgtgtgtgtgtgtctacgtgtctCCAGCTCACCAGGGCCGAGTGACAGTGGTTCTGTTTGTCCTGGAGATGGAGTGGGTCCTCAgcactggacaggacaagagCTTCACCTGGCACTGCTCTGAGAGTGGCCAGCAGCTGGGCAGCTACCGCACTTCTTCCTGGGTCACAGGCCTACAGTATCCTTCTGCTTGTCTTGGACTGAGCAGAAGGCTGTTTCAGGGGACCCTAGGGGGCGTAACCCTTGAGTTCTGGTGGTGACATCATAATAGGCCTGAACATGCTGGATTGGCTTCGAAGGTCACATGTCTAGGGGCACTACACAATATGACACAGCGCCACACTACAATAACCACAGTGCACGGGTACAAGAGTAGAGCTGCACATTGTGCGGCCAAAAAAGAGTGTAGAAGTACCCTTCCAAATTCTCTGCTCTGGTAAGTAAAAATCCGAAGATACTACTGGCTTCGGTTGAGCTTTGTTTCACCGAAGACCATTTCCTGGTGAATGGTCATCTCCTTTAAAAAACCAGGATGTTGTTGTCTTGTTCATGGGAACTGTGACTGTTGACACACATGTTGTCAAGCATGACTTCTGACCTCAGACTCCCTACCTGTAATACCCATTGCATCCCTGTGAgcaatgacctttgacctcagagTCCTTGTGAGTAATGACCCCTTACCTCACACTCCCTGTCAGTAATGCCTTGTGACTCCCTATGTGTCATGACCTCTGACACCAGACTCCATGTGAGTCACGTGTTTTGACGCCAGTGTTTTCGTGAGTAATGAGCTCTGACGCTAGTCTCCCAAGAAGGAATCTTTAACCAGAGGCTTGCAGGTTTGACGTGGAGACACGACATGCCTTTGTGGGCGACCACTCTGGTCAAGTGACCATTCTGAAACTGGAGCCCGAAAGCTGCAGCCTGGTCACCACTTTTAAAGGTCACACAGGTAAGACAGTCTAAACCAGGTAAATTAATCCAAATGAGGGAGGTCACTCCATGATCAGGTGAGGTTCTGATCGTGTCTGTTATTTGTGTTCTTCTCTGACCCCAGGCAGTGTGACAGCTCTCTGTTGGGATCCGGTCCAGCGCGTCCTTTTCTCGGGGAGTTCCGACCACTCCATCATCATGTGGGACATCGGGGGTGGGAAGGGCACGGCCATCGAGCTCCAGGGGCACAAGTAtgtttggggggcggggcctaaaAGAGATTCAGGGACGGGGTGGGGTGAGGAGTGGAATTAGAGGTTTGGGTGTGTTGTTAAATTCAGTCTGAGGCACTGgggctgcatgttttttttcaggattgTACAAATTAGAGGAAACCTCTAATGACAGGCCTTGGTTCACTGGTACCTGAGAAGTTAACTTACTTTTCTTTGAGAGAAAGCTCCTGTGTGTCCTTGACTATTCTACAGTGCAGATAGCAAGTGTACAGAGAGTGACAGGACCATTAAAACAGGATATaatcttttgtgtgtgtgtgtgtgtgtctgtgtccctgaaCAGTGAGAAGGTGCAAGGACTGTGCTATGTGCCTCACACACGGCAGCTCATCTCCTGCAGCTCAGATGGAGGCATCATTGTCTGGAACATGGACGTGACACGACAGGAggttacttttttcattttcgttATTAATTGTGCAGATAGACTATATGGGCTTTTGTAAAACAATAACTGTCAATACCATCTGTCATACTAgtaaatctgaatctgaatt is a window from the Anguilla anguilla isolate fAngAng1 chromosome 3, fAngAng1.pri, whole genome shotgun sequence genome containing:
- the LOC118222258 gene encoding WD repeat and FYVE domain-containing protein 2, encoding MAAEIHPKPQARTPILLSKIEASQDVVNTAVIIPKEDGVISVSEDRTVRVWLKRDGGQYWPSVHHTMPAPCSCMSFNPETRRLSVGMDSGEVSEFIVSEDYNKMTPALSYQAHQGRVTVVLFVLEMEWVLSTGQDKSFTWHCSESGQQLGSYRTSSWVTGLQFDVETRHAFVGDHSGQVTILKLEPESCSLVTTFKGHTGSVTALCWDPVQRVLFSGSSDHSIIMWDIGGGKGTAIELQGHNEKVQGLCYVPHTRQLISCSSDGGIIVWNMDVTRQETPEWLDSDSCQRCEQPFFWNFKQMWDSKRIGLRQHHCRKCGQAVCGKCSSKRSTIPLMGFEFEVRVCDSCHVSITDEDRAPTATFHDSKHSIVHVHFEPTRGWLLTSGPDKVIKLWDMSPVVS